The nucleotide window GTCCAACGATTGGTAGACCACCTTTTCACCGTAGGATTTTGCCACTCCGGTCAGTTCGAGCACATGGCGTCCGCTCGTCGACGGCAAAGGGAATTTGAATCGAACACGTTTCGCATCGCGCTGCAGTTCGATCCGCTTGACCTTCTCGAGCTGTTTGATGCGTGACTGTACTTGGCTGGCCTTGTTGGCCTGATACCGAAAGCGATCGATGAACTTCTGAACTCGCGCCACTTCCTTGGCCTGCCGGTTCGCGGCAGCTTTCAATTGAGCGTCGCGCGCGGCGCGGAGTTCTTTGAACTTGCTGTAATTTCCTCGGAATTCTTGAATGGTCTTGTCACGAATTTCCCAGATGTGCGTGGTGATCCGATCCAAGAACGCCGTATCGTGGCTTATTACCAGCAGTGTCAGCTTCGAGTTCAAGAGAAACTCTTCAAACCACCGTTGCGTCGGCTTATCGAGGTGGTTCGTCGGCTCGTCGAGCATCAGCACGTCCGGATTGGACAACAGCAGATGGGCGAGGGCGACGCGCATCCGATAGCCGCCGGAAAGATTTTCAACCGGTCGTCCGAAATCACTCTCACTGAAACCAAGTCCGGACAAAATGCGCTTGGCTTCATATTCGGGGTATTGGTCTCGATGAGCCGCGTCCAGAACGGTTTTACCCGAAATTGTTTCTAACTCCTGCGGGAGGTAGCCGATCCGGAGACGGGGACGTGTGCGGATCGTGCCCTTGTCCGGTGATTCCTGCCCCAAGATCATTTTGAAGAGCGTCGTCTTTCCGACGCCGTTCGGCCCCACGAGACCGACACGAGTTTCGGGTCTTAGATGCGCAGAGCCGCCATCGAGCAATACCTTGGTCGCAAATTGTTTGTGGACCGATTCAATCTGTAACATAGGACGTTGAAGTGCAAACGACGATGAGCGACTTAGCCGGGCAGGTGAGAACTCAAAGACGCAAGAAGTTGAATAGTCGCTGAAACTTGGTGGAGCTGGCGGGGATTGAACCCGCGACCTCGTGAATGCCATTCACGCGCGCTCCCAGCTGCGCCACAGCCCCACTCCTCCGTGCAAAAGCAGAAAAAACCATCGTGAAAACGAGGTCATGCTAACATGCACCCCGCGGCCAGTCAAGAAATGGGAGGGAGCGGCGAACCATGCGCCCTTCTCACTCGCGTCGCGCGCACGATCAGAATGTGCTCGCTGGACGCGCGCGGTCAATGGCATCACGGCTCCTCTCCTTGCGGAGCGGCACGGAGAAGAGCGGAAGAAGTCCTAATCAGGCGGCTTGACAAACTTTTGATGGACTCCTACGATGGCGCCTGGCTCTGGCCCCCTATTGTCGGTCAGGGCTGTTTTTTTGAGGACTCGTGATGGCTAATTTGGTTGTAGTCGGCACACAGTGGGGTGATGAAGGTAAGGGCAAGATCGTCGATATCCTCGCCCGCGACGCCGACGTGGTCGTGCGCTATCAAGGCGGTTCCAACGCCGGGCATACCGTCATCAACGAACGAGGGACGTTCATCTTTCATTTGATTCCATCGGGTATTCTTTACCGCGGGACGCTTTGCGTCATCGGCAACGGGGTTGTCGTCGATCCCGCAGCACTGATTGAAGAGATGGATCACCTTCAGGCGCAGGGAATCAGATTCGGCAAGAACTTTGCGATTAGCGAGCGAGCTCATCTAATCCTTCCTTATCACAAGGCGATCGATAAGGCGTCGGAGCAATCCAAGGGAGCCCGTCGCATCGGGACGACGGGACGCGGCATCGGTCCCTCCTACGCCGACAAGATGGCACGCATCGGCATTCGGATGGGCGATCTGCTCAATCCCCAGGTGTTTCGAAAAAAACTTGAAGAGAATCTCGTCGAAATCAACGGGTTTTTGGAGCAACTCTATAAGGTCGATCGGTTCGAGGTAGACAAAGTGTTTCAACAGTACATGGGCTTCGCGGAACGCCTTCGGAGTTATATTGTCGACGGCGCCATGCTGCTGAACAAGGTGATTGATGCCGGGAAGACCGTGCTCTTCGAAGGCGCCCAGGGCACCCATTTGGACGTGGACTTGGGCACCTATCCCTACGTCACCTCGTCCAGCGCCGCAGCAGGAGGCGCGGCGATTGG belongs to Nitrospiraceae bacterium and includes:
- a CDS encoding adenylosuccinate synthase, with protein sequence MANLVVVGTQWGDEGKGKIVDILARDADVVVRYQGGSNAGHTVINERGTFIFHLIPSGILYRGTLCVIGNGVVVDPAALIEEMDHLQAQGIRFGKNFAISERAHLILPYHKAIDKASEQSKGARRIGTTGRGIGPSYADKMARIGIRMGDLLNPQVFRKKLEENLVEINGFLEQLYKVDRFEVDKVFQQYMGFAERLRSYIVDGAMLLNKVIDAGKTVLFEGAQGTHLDVDLGTYPYVTSSSAAAGGAAIGTGVGPTKIDAVMGVAKAYTTRVGSGPFPTELNDDIGGGLQERGKEFGATTGRARRCGWFDGVVARYATMVNGMTSLAVTKLDVLDGCKEVKLCTGYRRGGRILRDMPSDLQTLTQCEPVYRTFKGWTVPTTGMTVFKRLPTEAKRYLQAIEDQAECRIDMISTGSKRDKTIFLRNPLKARTRAR